A stretch of Mycobacterium sp. ITM-2016-00316 DNA encodes these proteins:
- a CDS encoding FadR/GntR family transcriptional regulator, producing the protein MTSPPDPQTTSGSLLRPVRLGNAFEDTVARLLQTIRLGVLAPGESLPPERELAARLGVSRDTVREAIKSLAEAGYLVSRRGRYGGTFLADEIPRLAPGTEDVTRADLDDALRLREILEVGAARSAAGRTLTEAEAAQLRCRLDDVRGAAPGDYRRLDSRLHLAIAEAAGSVSLVPLVAENRMRVNALLDQIPLLPRNIAHSDEQHEAIVGAILTGDAAAAADAMCAHLAGSAALLHGFLD; encoded by the coding sequence ATGACCTCCCCACCGGATCCGCAGACGACGTCGGGAAGCCTGCTTCGACCGGTGCGGCTGGGCAACGCCTTCGAGGACACCGTCGCGCGGCTGCTGCAGACCATCCGGCTCGGGGTGCTGGCGCCCGGTGAGTCACTGCCACCGGAACGCGAGTTGGCGGCGCGGCTCGGCGTCAGCCGGGACACCGTCCGGGAGGCCATCAAATCGCTGGCCGAGGCCGGCTATCTGGTGTCACGGCGCGGACGGTACGGCGGCACCTTTCTTGCCGACGAGATACCCAGGCTCGCGCCCGGCACCGAGGATGTCACGCGGGCCGATCTCGACGACGCGCTGCGGTTGCGCGAAATCCTCGAGGTGGGGGCGGCGCGGTCGGCGGCGGGCCGCACGCTCACCGAGGCCGAGGCCGCCCAGTTGCGCTGCCGGCTCGATGATGTGCGCGGCGCCGCCCCCGGGGATTACCGGCGGCTGGACTCGCGGCTGCATCTGGCGATCGCGGAGGCGGCGGGCTCGGTGTCGCTGGTGCCGCTGGTGGCCGAGAACCGGATGCGGGTCAACGCCCTGCTGGACCAGATCCCGCTGCTGCCCCGCAACATCGCGCACTCCGACGAACAGCACGAGGCGATCGTGGGTGCCATCCTCACCGGCGACGCCGCTGCGGCGGCCGACGCCATGTGCGCGCACCTGGCCGGCTCGGCGGCGCTGCTGCACGGCTTCCTGGACTGA
- a CDS encoding 3-oxoacyl-ACP reductase: MDLTQRLKDKVAVITGGASGIGLAAAKRMQAEGAIVVIGDVDPAAGKTVANDLNVQFVQVDVSDPAAVDNLFDTAYDVHGGVDIAFNNAGISPPEDDLIENTSLDAWQRVQDVNLKSVFLCSKAALRHMVPAQKGSIINTASFVAVLGSATSQISYTASKGGVLAMSRELGVQYARQGIRVNALCPGPVNTPLLKELFAKDPERAARRLVHVPVGRFAEPEELAAAVAFLASDDASFITGSSFLVDGGISSAYVTPL; encoded by the coding sequence ATGGATCTGACCCAGCGACTCAAGGACAAGGTCGCCGTGATCACCGGCGGCGCCAGCGGTATCGGACTGGCGGCCGCCAAGCGCATGCAGGCCGAGGGCGCGATCGTGGTTATCGGCGATGTGGACCCGGCCGCGGGCAAGACCGTCGCCAACGATCTGAACGTCCAGTTCGTGCAGGTCGACGTGTCCGATCCGGCCGCGGTGGACAACCTGTTCGACACCGCCTACGACGTGCACGGCGGGGTGGACATCGCGTTCAACAACGCCGGGATCAGCCCGCCCGAGGACGATCTGATCGAGAACACCAGCCTCGACGCGTGGCAACGGGTGCAGGACGTCAACCTCAAATCGGTGTTCCTGTGCTCCAAGGCGGCGCTGCGGCACATGGTGCCGGCCCAGAAGGGGTCGATCATCAACACCGCATCGTTTGTGGCGGTGCTCGGCTCGGCGACCTCGCAGATCTCCTACACCGCCTCCAAGGGCGGCGTGCTCGCGATGTCGCGCGAGCTCGGCGTGCAGTACGCCCGCCAGGGCATCCGGGTCAACGCACTGTGCCCGGGCCCGGTGAACACCCCACTGCTCAAGGAACTGTTCGCCAAGGACCCCGAACGTGCGGCACGTCGGCTGGTGCACGTGCCGGTGGGCCGGTTCGCCGAGCCCGAGGAACTGGCGGCCGCGGTGGCGTTCCTGGCCAGCGATGACGCGTCCTTCATCACCGGATCGAGCTTCCTGGTCGACGGCGGTATCAGTTCTGCCTACGTCACACCGCTGTGA
- a CDS encoding alpha/beta hydrolase: MTGWEPDVLPGYWQQPLALGADPDGEGDLVATLISRGEPPRDGRRPDRAVLLVHGYTDYFFHTELADHFSGRGFACYALDLPKCGRSRRDGQTPHFTSNLAHYDAALEAALEAIGAADVLMYGHSAGGLIVSLWLDRLRRRSATGPISGLVLNSPFFDLHGPAILRTPPTSAALIALARFRKMQVVRRPTTGGYGTTLHRDFAGEFDYNLDWKPVGGFPVTFGWINAIRRGQKRLHRGLDVGVPSLVLRSDRSVTEAGDPDLIQRGDAVLDVAQIARWAGCVGDRLTVVPITDAKHDVFLSVAEPKATAYQELDTWLDWYLKAGTPSTTPHSG, encoded by the coding sequence GTGACCGGCTGGGAGCCCGACGTATTACCTGGCTATTGGCAGCAGCCGCTGGCCCTCGGCGCCGATCCCGATGGGGAGGGCGACCTGGTCGCCACCCTCATTTCGCGCGGCGAGCCGCCGCGGGACGGTCGCCGCCCGGATCGTGCGGTGTTGTTGGTGCACGGCTACACCGACTACTTCTTCCACACCGAACTGGCCGACCACTTCTCCGGACGCGGGTTCGCCTGCTACGCCCTGGACCTGCCCAAGTGCGGCCGATCCCGGCGGGACGGTCAGACCCCGCACTTCACCTCCAACCTGGCGCATTACGACGCGGCGCTCGAGGCGGCGCTGGAGGCCATCGGCGCCGCCGACGTGCTGATGTACGGGCATTCCGCGGGCGGGCTGATCGTGTCGCTGTGGCTGGACCGCCTGCGCCGGCGCTCGGCGACGGGCCCGATCAGCGGCCTGGTGCTCAACAGCCCGTTCTTCGATCTGCACGGCCCGGCGATCCTGCGCACCCCGCCGACATCGGCGGCACTCATCGCGCTGGCCCGGTTCCGCAAAATGCAGGTGGTGCGCAGACCGACCACAGGTGGGTACGGGACGACGCTGCACCGCGACTTCGCCGGGGAGTTCGACTACAACCTGGACTGGAAGCCCGTCGGCGGATTCCCGGTCACCTTCGGCTGGATCAACGCGATCCGGCGCGGACAGAAGCGCCTGCACCGCGGCCTGGACGTCGGCGTGCCGAGCCTGGTCCTGCGCTCGGACCGCAGCGTCACCGAGGCCGGCGATCCCGATCTGATCCAGCGCGGCGATGCGGTGCTGGACGTCGCGCAGATCGCCCGCTGGGCAGGCTGCGTCGGCGACCGGCTTACGGTGGTCCCGATCACCGACGCCAAACACGATGTGTTTCTATCGGTCGCCGAGCCCAAGGCGACCGCCTACCAGGAACTCGACACCTGGCTGGACTGGTATCTCAAAGCCGGGACGCCATCGACCACACCACATTCCGGATAA
- the mtr gene encoding mycothione reductase, whose product MEHYDLTIIGTGSGNSIPDAGFDARYGDMRVAICEQGTFGGTCLNVGCIPTKMFVYAAEVAQTVRESARYGIDAHVDKVRWPDIVSRVFGRIDPIASGGEAYKRSLPNIDVYGSHTRFTGTADGRYTLRSEDGAEFSSDRVVIAAGARAVVPPAITDCGVRYHTSDDIMRISALPEHLVIVGGGFVAAEFAHVFSSLGVKVTIVVRGPGMLTHCDETICHRFTDLAAAKWDLRPHTNVVGSRPCSGDGIVLELDDGSELAADMLLVATGRRPNGDLLDAELVGIQLDHSMVVVDQYQRTSARGVWALGDVSSAYQLKHVANHEMRVVRHNLLRDWDDTAGMVASDHRFVPSAVFTDPQIATVGLTEAQAREAGHDIVVKVQDYGSTAYGWAMEDHTGVAKLIADRGTGTLLGAHIMGHHASSIIQPLIQAMSFGQTAKEVATGQYWIHPALPEVIENALLGLLD is encoded by the coding sequence GTGGAGCACTACGACCTGACGATCATCGGCACCGGTTCGGGCAACAGCATCCCCGATGCCGGGTTCGACGCCCGGTACGGCGATATGCGGGTCGCGATCTGCGAGCAGGGCACCTTCGGCGGCACCTGCCTCAACGTCGGCTGCATCCCGACCAAGATGTTCGTCTACGCCGCGGAGGTCGCCCAGACGGTGCGCGAGAGCGCGCGCTACGGCATCGACGCGCATGTGGACAAGGTGCGCTGGCCCGACATCGTCTCCCGGGTGTTCGGCCGCATCGATCCGATCGCCTCCGGCGGTGAGGCGTACAAGCGGAGCCTGCCCAACATCGACGTGTACGGCAGCCACACCCGGTTCACCGGCACCGCCGACGGCCGCTACACGCTGCGCAGCGAGGACGGCGCCGAGTTCAGCTCGGATCGGGTCGTGATCGCCGCCGGCGCCCGTGCCGTCGTGCCGCCCGCCATCACCGACTGCGGGGTGCGGTACCACACCAGTGACGACATCATGCGGATCAGCGCGCTGCCCGAGCATCTGGTGATCGTGGGCGGCGGTTTCGTGGCCGCGGAGTTCGCCCACGTGTTCTCCTCGCTCGGGGTCAAAGTGACCATCGTGGTGCGTGGCCCCGGGATGCTGACCCACTGCGATGAGACGATCTGCCACCGGTTCACCGATCTGGCGGCGGCCAAATGGGACCTGCGGCCCCACACCAACGTCGTCGGGTCACGCCCGTGCAGCGGCGACGGTATCGTCCTGGAACTCGACGACGGCTCCGAGTTGGCGGCCGACATGCTGCTGGTGGCCACCGGTCGCCGGCCCAACGGCGACCTGCTGGACGCCGAACTGGTCGGGATCCAGCTCGACCACAGCATGGTCGTGGTCGACCAGTACCAGCGCACCTCCGCGCGCGGGGTGTGGGCGCTGGGCGACGTGTCCTCGGCCTATCAGCTCAAGCATGTGGCCAACCACGAGATGCGGGTGGTTCGGCACAACCTGCTGCGCGACTGGGACGACACCGCGGGCATGGTCGCCAGCGATCACCGGTTCGTGCCGTCGGCGGTGTTCACCGACCCCCAGATCGCCACCGTCGGCCTCACCGAGGCCCAGGCCCGCGAGGCCGGCCACGACATCGTGGTGAAGGTGCAGGATTACGGCTCCACCGCCTACGGGTGGGCGATGGAGGATCACACCGGAGTCGCGAAACTGATCGCCGACCGCGGCACCGGCACGTTGCTGGGCGCGCACATCATGGGGCACCATGCGTCCTCGATCATCCAACCGCTGATCCAGGCGATGAGCTTCGGTCAGACCGCCAAAGAGGTTGCCACCGGACAGTATTGGATTCACCCCGCGCTGCCCGAGGTGATCGAGAACGCGCTGCTCGGCCTCCTGGACTGA
- a CDS encoding GNAT family N-acetyltransferase codes for MTVALRRSWAKDLDAATLYELLKLRVEVFVVEQACPYPELDGRDLLAETRHFWLEGEGAQVISTLRLMEEHPGGEKVFRIGRVCTKRADRGHGHTARLMQAAIAEVGNYPCRIDAQTYLQDMYGAHGFVRDGDEYLEDGIPHVPMIRPGAVAL; via the coding sequence ATGACGGTCGCGCTGCGCCGTAGCTGGGCCAAGGATCTGGACGCCGCCACGCTCTATGAGCTGCTGAAGCTGCGTGTCGAGGTCTTCGTGGTCGAGCAGGCCTGCCCGTACCCGGAACTCGACGGCCGCGATCTGCTCGCCGAGACCCGCCATTTCTGGCTGGAAGGCGAGGGCGCTCAGGTGATCTCGACGTTGCGCCTGATGGAGGAACATCCCGGTGGGGAGAAGGTCTTCCGGATCGGGCGGGTGTGCACCAAGCGCGCCGACCGCGGGCACGGACACACCGCACGGTTGATGCAGGCCGCGATCGCCGAGGTGGGTAACTATCCGTGCCGCATCGACGCACAGACCTATCTGCAGGACATGTACGGCGCACACGGATTCGTGCGCGACGGTGACGAATATCTGGAAGACGGGATCCCGCACGTGCCGATGATCCGGCCGGGAGCAGTGGCGCTGTGA
- a CDS encoding helix-turn-helix transcriptional regulator: MEDASVVQQASSALADVDTSEWARRFDLLSDPHRLEILLSLHRVPGICVSDLAAALGRSENAVSQALRVLRGQGWVTSSRAGRSVSYRLADEIVHDLLHWIGASHN; this comes from the coding sequence ATGGAGGATGCGTCGGTGGTGCAGCAGGCGTCATCGGCGCTTGCCGACGTCGACACCTCCGAATGGGCACGCCGGTTCGATCTGCTCTCCGATCCGCATCGCCTGGAGATCCTGCTCAGTCTGCACCGGGTTCCCGGCATCTGCGTCAGCGACCTGGCCGCCGCGCTGGGACGATCGGAAAACGCGGTGTCCCAGGCGCTTCGGGTGCTGCGCGGACAGGGCTGGGTGACCAGCAGCCGGGCGGGCCGTTCGGTCAGCTATCGGCTGGCCGACGAGATCGTGCACGACCTGCTGCATTGGATCGGTGCGAGCCACAACTGA
- a CDS encoding class I SAM-dependent methyltransferase encodes MDANESDAADADRALKIKHRALWASGDYVAVATELIPELGPELVRACRVGAGDRVLDVAAGAGNAAIPAARAGASVTAADLTPELFAAGRARAVQEGVEVDWQEADAEALPFEDDAFDIVMSCVGVMFAPRHQRSADELVRVCRPGGTIGLINWTPTGFIGRLFATMKPFAPPPPPGASPAPLWGDEAHVTELFGDRVADVSMRRQTVALDHCSGPLEFREYWKRNYGPTIAVYAYNADKPEQVAALDDAFLDFLASTQRDGRWEAEYLLVTATRR; translated from the coding sequence ATGGACGCCAATGAATCCGACGCGGCCGACGCCGACCGCGCACTCAAGATCAAGCATCGTGCACTGTGGGCATCCGGCGACTATGTCGCCGTTGCCACCGAACTCATCCCCGAACTCGGTCCGGAACTGGTGCGGGCCTGCCGCGTCGGCGCCGGTGACCGGGTTCTCGACGTCGCCGCGGGCGCGGGAAATGCCGCCATCCCGGCCGCGCGCGCCGGGGCATCGGTGACCGCCGCCGACCTCACCCCGGAACTGTTCGCGGCGGGCCGTGCCCGCGCGGTGCAGGAGGGTGTGGAGGTGGACTGGCAGGAGGCCGACGCGGAGGCGCTACCGTTCGAGGACGACGCCTTCGACATCGTGATGTCCTGCGTCGGCGTCATGTTCGCGCCCCGGCACCAGCGCAGCGCCGACGAACTCGTGCGGGTATGCCGTCCGGGCGGCACGATAGGGCTGATCAACTGGACTCCAACGGGTTTCATCGGGCGACTGTTCGCCACCATGAAACCCTTCGCGCCGCCGCCACCTCCCGGTGCGAGTCCGGCACCGCTGTGGGGCGATGAAGCGCATGTGACCGAATTGTTCGGCGACCGGGTCGCCGATGTCAGCATGCGGCGCCAGACGGTGGCGCTGGATCATTGCAGCGGGCCGCTGGAGTTCCGCGAGTACTGGAAACGCAACTACGGGCCCACCATCGCGGTGTACGCATACAACGCCGACAAGCCCGAACAGGTTGCCGCGCTGGATGACGCCTTCCTCGATTTCCTGGCCTCGACCCAGCGCGACGGCCGGTGGGAGGCCGAGTACCTGCTGGTCACCGCGACCCGGCGCTGA
- the mqo gene encoding malate dehydrogenase (quinone), with amino-acid sequence MSATLGALLRLLEPDWSITMIERLDGAAAESSDPWNNAGTGHSALCELNYTPQKSDGSIDIAKAITVNEQFQVSRQFWAYAVENGVLPDVRSFLNPIPHVSFVHGAANAEYLKARYEALVTNPLFASMEYIDDKDEFARRLPLMAAKRDFSEPVALNWTQAGTDVDFGSLSRQLIGYTADNGMTTLFGHDVRDLHKESDGSWTVKVVNRRTRAKSKINAKFVFVGAGGGALPLLQKAGIPEAKGFGGFPVGGAFLRTGNPELAAAHQAKVYGLPPLGAPPMSVPHLDTRVINHKSWLLFGPFAGWSPKFLKQGKVTDLPLSVKPNNLASMLGVGLTETGLLKYLIGQLLLSESARVDTLREFAPSAVDSDWELDIAGQRVQVIRSKGAGGVLEFGTTVLTAGDGSIAGLLGASPGASTAVPAMLEVMEHCFADQYQGWLPKLKEMVPSLGTKLSGEPALFREVWDYGTKVLKLDAPAPV; translated from the coding sequence ATGAGCGCCACGCTCGGTGCGCTGCTGCGCCTCCTGGAACCGGACTGGTCGATCACCATGATCGAGCGCCTCGACGGTGCGGCCGCCGAGAGCAGCGATCCGTGGAACAACGCCGGCACCGGTCACTCCGCGCTGTGTGAGCTGAACTACACGCCGCAGAAGTCCGACGGCTCCATCGACATTGCCAAGGCGATCACCGTCAACGAGCAGTTCCAGGTGTCGCGCCAGTTCTGGGCCTACGCCGTCGAGAACGGTGTGCTGCCCGACGTGCGCAGCTTCCTCAACCCGATCCCGCACGTGAGCTTCGTGCACGGGGCGGCGAACGCCGAGTACCTGAAGGCGCGTTACGAGGCGCTGGTGACCAACCCGCTGTTCGCCTCGATGGAGTACATCGACGACAAGGACGAGTTCGCCCGCCGGCTGCCTTTGATGGCGGCCAAACGCGATTTCAGTGAGCCGGTCGCGCTGAACTGGACGCAGGCCGGCACCGACGTGGACTTCGGATCGCTGTCACGTCAGCTGATCGGCTACACCGCCGACAACGGCATGACCACCCTGTTCGGCCACGATGTGCGCGATCTGCACAAGGAGTCCGACGGCAGCTGGACGGTGAAGGTCGTCAACCGGCGCACCCGGGCCAAGAGCAAGATCAACGCCAAGTTCGTGTTCGTCGGCGCCGGTGGCGGCGCGCTGCCCTTGCTGCAGAAGGCCGGTATCCCGGAGGCCAAGGGCTTCGGTGGTTTCCCGGTCGGCGGCGCGTTCCTGCGCACCGGTAACCCCGAGCTGGCCGCGGCCCACCAGGCCAAGGTCTACGGCCTGCCGCCGCTGGGTGCCCCGCCGATGTCGGTGCCGCACTTGGACACCCGCGTCATCAATCACAAGTCCTGGCTGCTGTTCGGCCCGTTCGCCGGGTGGTCGCCGAAGTTCCTCAAACAGGGCAAGGTCACCGATCTGCCGCTGTCGGTCAAGCCCAACAACCTGGCCTCGATGCTGGGCGTCGGCCTGACCGAGACGGGCCTGCTGAAGTACCTGATCGGCCAGCTGCTGCTGAGCGAGAGTGCGCGCGTCGACACACTGCGCGAATTCGCGCCCAGTGCAGTCGATTCCGACTGGGAGCTGGACATCGCCGGTCAGCGGGTCCAGGTGATCCGCAGCAAGGGCGCCGGTGGCGTGCTGGAGTTCGGCACCACCGTGCTCACTGCCGGCGACGGCAGCATCGCCGGTCTGCTGGGCGCCTCACCGGGCGCCTCCACGGCCGTGCCCGCCATGCTGGAGGTGATGGAGCATTGCTTCGCCGACCAGTACCAGGGCTGGCTGCCCAAGCTCAAGGAGATGGTCCCGTCACTGGGTACCAAGCTGTCGGGAGAGCCCGCGCTGTTCCGCGAAGTGTGGGACTACGGCACCAAGGTCCTCAAGCTGGATGCTCCCGCGCCCGTATGA
- a CDS encoding magnesium chelatase subunit D family protein: MTHFPFSALVGHDRLRLALVLCAVRPDIGGVLIRGEKGTAKSTAVRALATVLAQVDDDARLVELPIGATEDRVVGSLDLQKVLRDGEHAFSPGLLARAHGGVLYVDEVNLLHDHLVDVLLDAAAMGRVHIERDGVSHSHDARFVLIGTMNPEEGELRPQLLDRFGLTVDVAASRDVDVRVEVIRSRLAFEADPAGFAARYADADAELASQIADARLAVAGVVLPDNELRRIAALCAAFDVDGMRADLVLARTAVAHAAWRGSSTVEEKDIRVAAELALPHRRRRDPFDDPGLDPERLDEALAQTDEAPEDPEPDPEPPGGGGSDTPIDGPAPQGDSQSSGQDGEPSEGPKRNGAPPTRSSAPPSATFRTKALVVPGVGEGAPGRRSRARNRTGSTVGSTEVPGEGHGTHVFATLLAAVHNQRRPGRPRVQPDDVRRAVREGREGNLVIFVVDASGSMAARDRMSAVGGATLSLLRDAYQRRDKVAVITFRGQRADVLLPPTSSVYIAGRRLAHFDTGGKTPLAQGLLAARDVVLREKARDRARRSLVVVLTDGRATGGPDPLGRTRTAARLLVAEGAAAVVVDCETSFVRLGLAEQLAQQLEAPAVRLAQLQAGELTSLVKTAA; this comes from the coding sequence ATCACCCACTTTCCCTTCAGCGCGCTGGTGGGCCATGACCGGCTGCGACTGGCGCTGGTGCTCTGCGCGGTGCGCCCCGATATCGGCGGCGTGCTGATCCGCGGCGAGAAGGGCACCGCGAAATCGACCGCGGTGCGCGCACTGGCAACAGTGCTGGCCCAGGTCGACGATGACGCGCGTCTCGTCGAGCTGCCGATCGGCGCGACCGAGGACCGGGTGGTCGGATCGCTGGACCTGCAGAAGGTGCTGCGCGACGGTGAGCACGCGTTCTCGCCGGGGCTGCTGGCCCGCGCCCACGGCGGCGTGCTGTACGTCGACGAGGTCAACCTGCTGCACGACCACCTCGTCGATGTATTGCTCGACGCGGCCGCGATGGGCCGGGTGCACATCGAACGGGACGGCGTATCGCATTCCCATGATGCGCGTTTCGTGCTGATCGGCACGATGAATCCCGAGGAGGGGGAGCTGCGCCCGCAGTTGCTCGACCGTTTCGGGCTCACCGTCGACGTGGCCGCCTCACGCGATGTCGACGTGCGGGTCGAGGTGATCCGCTCCCGGCTGGCCTTCGAGGCCGATCCGGCCGGGTTCGCCGCACGCTATGCCGATGCCGATGCCGAGCTGGCCTCGCAGATCGCCGACGCGCGGCTGGCGGTGGCCGGTGTCGTGCTGCCCGACAACGAGTTACGGCGCATCGCGGCACTGTGTGCTGCCTTCGACGTGGACGGCATGCGCGCCGACCTGGTGCTCGCGCGCACCGCGGTGGCGCACGCGGCGTGGCGGGGGAGTTCGACCGTCGAGGAGAAGGACATCCGGGTGGCGGCCGAATTGGCGTTGCCGCACCGGCGTCGCCGCGATCCGTTCGACGACCCGGGCCTGGACCCCGAACGCCTCGATGAGGCACTCGCGCAGACCGACGAGGCACCCGAAGACCCCGAACCCGATCCCGAGCCGCCCGGTGGTGGCGGATCGGACACCCCGATCGACGGCCCGGCCCCGCAAGGAGATTCGCAGAGCAGCGGGCAGGACGGCGAGCCATCCGAGGGGCCGAAGCGAAACGGCGCACCGCCGACCCGGTCCAGCGCGCCGCCGTCGGCCACCTTCCGGACCAAGGCGCTGGTGGTTCCCGGAGTCGGTGAGGGCGCCCCGGGTCGCCGCTCCCGGGCGCGCAACCGCACCGGGAGCACCGTCGGCTCGACCGAGGTGCCCGGCGAGGGGCACGGTACCCACGTGTTCGCGACCCTGTTGGCCGCGGTCCACAACCAGCGCCGGCCGGGCCGCCCGCGGGTGCAGCCCGACGATGTCCGCCGGGCCGTGCGGGAGGGCCGGGAAGGCAACCTGGTGATCTTCGTCGTCGACGCCTCCGGGTCGATGGCCGCGCGGGACCGGATGTCCGCGGTCGGCGGGGCCACGCTGTCGCTGCTGCGCGATGCCTACCAGCGTCGCGACAAGGTCGCGGTGATCACCTTCCGGGGCCAGCGTGCCGATGTGCTGCTCCCACCCACTTCCTCGGTGTACATCGCCGGACGGCGCCTGGCCCACTTCGACACCGGCGGCAAAACGCCACTGGCACAGGGATTGCTGGCCGCCCGCGACGTGGTGCTGCGCGAGAAGGCGCGTGATCGGGCCCGCCGCTCGCTGGTGGTGGTGCTCACCGATGGGCGGGCCACAGGGGGGCCGGACCCGCTGGGCCGGACCCGGACAGCCGCCCGCCTGCTGGTCGCCGAGGGCGCCGCGGCCGTCGTGGTGGACTGCGAGACGTCCTTTGTGCGTCTGGGTTTGGCCGAGCAGTTGGCCCAGCAGCTGGAAGCGCCCGCCGTGCGACTGGCCCAGCTGCAGGCCGGCGAGCTGACCTCGTTGGTCAAGACCGCTGCGTAG
- a CDS encoding aldehyde dehydrogenase, with amino-acid sequence MSTSTVINPATEDVVGDVELLDVDAVDDAVARAVVAQRRWGRLAPAERAGALRAFAAVVDAHIGELAALEVANSGHPIGQAEWEAGHVRDVLTYYAASPERLIGQQIPVAGGIDITFNEPLGVVGIITPWNFPMTIASWGFAPALAAGNAVVLKPAEWTPLTSLRLAELAVAAGLDPDLFQVLPGAGPVVGMRFVTHPQVRKIVFTGSTAVGTRVMAGAAAQVKRVTLELGGKSANIVFDDCDLERAAATAPYGVFDNAGQDCCARSRILVQRNVYDRFMELLEPAVAGVKVGDPTSRDTEMGPLVSRKHWDSVRGFVPEDAPVAFRGSAPSGPGFWFPPTVLTPQRTDRTVTEEIFGPVVTVLAFEDEADAIGLANDTSYGLSGSIWTENVSRALRVSRAVEAGNLSVNSHSSVRYSTPFGGFKQSGLGRELGPDAPLHFTETKNVFIAIGEI; translated from the coding sequence ATGAGCACCTCGACGGTCATCAACCCGGCCACCGAGGACGTCGTGGGTGATGTCGAACTGCTCGACGTCGACGCGGTGGATGATGCGGTGGCGCGTGCGGTCGTCGCGCAGCGACGGTGGGGCCGGCTCGCGCCGGCCGAGCGGGCCGGCGCGCTGCGGGCCTTCGCCGCAGTGGTCGACGCCCATATCGGTGAGCTCGCCGCCCTGGAGGTCGCCAATTCCGGGCATCCGATCGGGCAGGCCGAATGGGAGGCCGGGCACGTCCGCGATGTGCTGACCTACTACGCGGCCAGCCCGGAACGCCTTATCGGCCAGCAAATCCCGGTGGCCGGCGGTATCGACATCACCTTCAACGAGCCGCTCGGGGTCGTCGGCATCATCACGCCGTGGAACTTCCCGATGACCATCGCGTCGTGGGGATTCGCCCCGGCGCTGGCCGCAGGCAACGCCGTGGTGCTCAAGCCGGCCGAATGGACGCCGCTGACCAGCCTGCGCCTCGCCGAGCTGGCCGTCGCGGCCGGACTGGACCCCGACCTGTTCCAGGTGCTGCCGGGTGCCGGACCGGTCGTCGGGATGCGTTTCGTCACCCACCCGCAGGTGCGCAAGATCGTGTTCACCGGATCCACCGCCGTCGGTACCCGCGTGATGGCCGGTGCCGCCGCGCAGGTCAAACGCGTCACCCTGGAACTGGGCGGCAAGAGCGCCAATATCGTGTTCGACGACTGCGACCTGGAACGGGCGGCCGCCACGGCCCCCTACGGCGTGTTCGACAATGCCGGCCAGGACTGCTGCGCACGTAGCCGGATCCTGGTGCAGCGCAACGTCTACGACCGCTTCATGGAGCTGCTGGAGCCGGCCGTGGCGGGTGTGAAGGTCGGCGACCCGACCTCCCGCGACACCGAAATGGGTCCGCTGGTGTCGCGCAAGCACTGGGACTCGGTGCGCGGCTTCGTCCCCGAGGACGCACCGGTGGCCTTCCGGGGATCGGCCCCGTCCGGACCCGGGTTCTGGTTCCCGCCAACGGTGTTGACACCGCAGCGCACCGATCGGACCGTCACCGAGGAGATCTTCGGGCCGGTGGTCACGGTGCTGGCGTTCGAGGACGAGGCCGACGCCATCGGCCTGGCCAATGACACCAGTTACGGGCTGTCCGGATCGATCTGGACCGAGAACGTGTCACGGGCACTGCGGGTCTCGCGTGCGGTGGAGGCCGGCAACCTGAGCGTCAACTCGCACTCATCGGTGCGCTACAGCACCCCGTTCGGCGGTTTCAAACAGTCCGGCCTCGGCCGCGAACTGGGTCCCGATGCGCCACTGCACTTCACCGAAACCAAGAACGTTTTCATTGCGATTGGAGAAATCTAG